From one Suicoccus acidiformans genomic stretch:
- a CDS encoding carbohydrate ABC transporter permease, with translation MSEKPVIIERERTFAEKIQGYAYLLPAIIILSVFIFWPFIQTIYRSLFLTNNMGENAEFIGLDNYIELFTSESFWNSVSVTLQFVVIVVAVGVLIGFVTALLCQKTFPGIKFFTTSYAMPMAIASSGMAMIFQVMLNPSVGIINKLFNTFTNYLSHPIYALWVVGILTGWLNSGMNFLYFSSGLASIDDSLYESASIDGANGFQQFLHITLPSLRPTLFFVIVTNVINAFQGFGQINILTKGGPGQATNVIVYDIYRNAFMNYRYGFASAESVVLFIIVMLLTIVMFYFRGRREN, from the coding sequence ATGTCTGAAAAACCAGTAATTATAGAGCGGGAGCGAACCTTTGCTGAGAAGATTCAAGGTTATGCCTATTTGCTCCCAGCGATTATTATTCTTAGTGTTTTTATTTTCTGGCCATTCATTCAAACAATCTACCGTAGTTTATTCTTAACGAATAATATGGGTGAGAATGCGGAATTTATTGGGCTAGATAACTATATTGAATTATTTACGAGTGAAAGTTTCTGGAATAGTGTATCAGTGACACTGCAATTCGTCGTTATCGTCGTAGCTGTGGGGGTCTTAATTGGATTTGTTACGGCCTTATTATGTCAGAAAACTTTCCCGGGTATTAAATTCTTCACCACCAGTTATGCGATGCCAATGGCGATTGCATCTTCAGGGATGGCGATGATTTTCCAAGTAATGCTAAATCCTTCCGTGGGAATTATCAATAAATTATTTAACACATTCACAAACTACCTTTCTCACCCAATTTATGCGCTATGGGTTGTAGGGATTCTAACTGGTTGGTTAAATAGTGGGATGAACTTCCTTTACTTTAGTTCAGGGCTTGCAAGTATTGACGATTCTCTATATGAGAGTGCTTCTATTGATGGGGCGAATGGCTTCCAACAATTTCTGCACATTACCCTTCCATCCTTGCGACCAACTTTATTCTTCGTCATCGTAACGAACGTTATTAATGCCTTCCAAGGATTCGGTCAGATTAATATTTTAACCAAAGGTGGACCTGGGCAAGCAACGAACGTTATTGTTTATGATATTTATCGTAACGCCTTTATGAACTACCGTTATGGGTTCGCTTCAGCTGAATCGGTGGTCTTATTTATTATCGTTATGTTACTGACTATTGTCATGTTCTACTTTAGAGGAAGGAGAGAGAACTAA
- a CDS encoding carbohydrate ABC transporter permease: protein MNQIEQEYLRKKRRRDIGLLILNIIVWLLVMFPLIYGFLMAFKPSAELYDPNSFLFPQNPTVENFKNVFNVAPIHIYIRNSLIVAISITVLQIVTSLLAGFAFRFLEFKGKGLVYAITLSTMMIPGEAVIISQFLMVSEWGITDTIIVLIIPFMVSAFNIFLCVQALENFPYEVYEAAKIDGCSDFRFVFTILMPLIKPTLGSMAVQSFLSGWNMYMWPLLTTNTDQSRTVQVGISMLNSVDSQSLVLMVAGVVLCMIPSLFIFVVGARNMVKGLTAGAVKG, encoded by the coding sequence ATGAATCAAATCGAACAAGAATACCTTCGCAAGAAGAGACGGCGTGATATTGGATTACTTATTCTGAATATTATTGTTTGGTTACTCGTGATGTTCCCATTAATTTATGGTTTCCTGATGGCCTTTAAACCATCTGCAGAGTTATATGATCCAAATAGTTTCTTATTTCCTCAGAACCCAACCGTTGAAAACTTTAAGAACGTCTTCAATGTGGCCCCAATCCATATTTATATTCGTAACTCACTGATTGTGGCGATTTCAATTACAGTTCTGCAGATTGTCACGTCCTTATTAGCTGGCTTTGCTTTCCGCTTTCTAGAGTTTAAAGGCAAAGGACTAGTGTACGCAATCACCTTATCAACGATGATGATTCCAGGTGAAGCGGTTATTATTTCACAATTCTTGATGGTTTCAGAATGGGGTATCACGGACACCATTATTGTCTTGATTATTCCATTTATGGTTTCGGCCTTCAACATCTTCTTATGTGTGCAAGCTTTAGAGAACTTCCCATATGAAGTCTATGAAGCAGCTAAAATTGACGGATGTTCCGACTTCCGCTTTGTCTTTACAATTTTAATGCCACTTATTAAGCCGACTTTAGGTTCGATGGCAGTGCAATCATTCTTATCTGGATGGAATATGTACATGTGGCCACTACTTACAACAAATACGGATCAAAGTCGTACCGTTCAAGTAGGTATCAGTATGTTGAACAGTGTCGATTCGCAATCATTGGTCTTAATGGTTGCAGGTGTTGTTCTATGTATGATTCCAAGTCTATTCATCTTTGTTGTTGGAGCTAGAAATATGGTCAAAGGCCTTACTGCTGGAGCAGTTAAG